One Halobaculum sp. CBA1158 DNA segment encodes these proteins:
- a CDS encoding DEAD/DEAH box helicase family protein codes for MEDFEEKLVVVEYLHDTFGADSFEDFRDALNEVEEGFKADNRSRFKERLISELDPTDWLRERMDEYDQNVGEYERRLNENRDDAIQLKYYQYLSLLFAEIYLDLYYNYREKLERELGGVIEDKRTELDAEDLYPLDEGNLGRIAYWMATGSGKTLIMHANLWQFHRYADQEPENVLLITPNSGLTEQHLTEFEESGIDAEAFGTDGVHTEDLGYAGDSSSVPTVGVLDIHKLREEGGEKTFPVDLFEGDNLVFVDEGHKGAQGDTHIDYRERVIGDDGFSFEYSATFGQALSSIDNEQLQNRYVKSILFDYSFRNFHVDGFGKEYDILNLADDDRTRRDKYLTANLLSFYEQKKYFTENTARLEEFNLEDPLWIFVGQTVNAVRGRELTREDKVSDVEEVVRFLDRVLGEPEAVIGEIDDILSGSEFLDENGTPLFEDRFGYLKSAAVTPEEMYREMMDLVFNAAADAELNVVRLNDADGEIGLRVGRTEHYFGLINIGKGTTRRFVDRIEENTDIAVEKQEFRGSVFSELNEGDSDINVLIGAKRFTEGWDSYRVASMGLLGVGRTEGAEIIQIFGRGIRLRGKDHSLKRTSYLGLPESEVPDGIEILERLNVFGIKADYIKEFEEQLEKENIPAGFVTKSLRTDVDADLLDGDLKVPRKTDEATYAEETVTSLRVSEAHGPIVDLYPEVQTLRSDSSIGLSEEKNRVTSAELHTEVVDWDRMLVDMVEYKRRKGYSNLIVNESALRSVVLNDEFGLYCPERRLNSDTPVERKEQTEEIVRIVLRSYIDNLYAAEKSDWEDRRREYQRLAADDPELNFDLNFRVPDDDDLVAEVTELIDDATATDNEYTLGFDRSLYRPLLIKERIEDRDPETRLRAPAESLNEDERRLVERLEALCRRGTISEDTVYLLRNPSGRGIGFEQGGYPDFLLWVKTGTEQKLIFLDPHGMIWEPAAVENADKVKLSERIDGLEERLDDPTVEMHSYVISVTDEETLAERFEDFSVEHYERNNVYLQNTKGGRGYVERILLDAGVTLE; via the coding sequence ATGGAGGACTTCGAGGAGAAACTCGTCGTCGTCGAGTACCTCCACGACACGTTCGGCGCGGACAGCTTCGAGGACTTCCGCGACGCCCTGAACGAGGTCGAAGAGGGGTTCAAAGCCGACAATCGAAGCCGGTTCAAGGAGCGCCTGATCTCGGAGCTGGATCCGACTGACTGGCTCCGGGAGCGGATGGACGAGTACGACCAAAACGTCGGCGAGTACGAACGCAGACTGAACGAGAACAGGGACGACGCCATCCAGTTGAAGTACTACCAGTACCTCTCGCTGCTCTTCGCCGAGATATACCTCGACCTCTACTACAACTACCGAGAGAAGCTCGAGCGGGAGCTCGGAGGAGTGATCGAGGACAAGCGAACCGAATTGGATGCCGAGGACCTCTATCCGCTCGACGAGGGAAACCTCGGCAGGATCGCCTACTGGATGGCGACCGGTTCGGGGAAGACACTGATAATGCATGCCAACCTCTGGCAGTTCCACCGCTACGCCGATCAGGAACCGGAGAACGTCCTCCTCATCACGCCCAACAGCGGACTCACCGAGCAACACCTGACCGAGTTCGAGGAGAGCGGTATCGACGCCGAGGCGTTCGGGACCGACGGCGTTCATACCGAGGACCTCGGATACGCCGGCGATTCGTCCTCGGTACCCACGGTCGGGGTCCTGGACATCCACAAACTGCGGGAGGAGGGGGGTGAGAAGACGTTCCCAGTAGATCTGTTCGAGGGAGACAATCTGGTGTTCGTCGACGAGGGGCACAAGGGCGCACAGGGAGACACGCACATCGACTACCGGGAACGGGTCATCGGGGATGACGGCTTCTCCTTCGAGTACAGCGCGACCTTCGGGCAGGCGCTCAGCTCCATCGACAACGAACAGCTACAGAACCGATACGTGAAGTCGATCCTGTTCGATTACTCCTTCCGGAACTTCCACGTCGACGGGTTCGGCAAGGAGTACGACATTTTGAACCTGGCGGACGACGACCGAACGCGTCGGGACAAATACCTCACGGCGAATCTGCTCTCCTTCTACGAGCAGAAGAAGTACTTCACGGAGAACACGGCGAGGCTCGAGGAGTTCAACCTGGAGGACCCGCTCTGGATCTTCGTCGGCCAGACGGTGAACGCGGTTCGCGGCCGTGAACTGACCCGGGAGGACAAGGTATCGGACGTCGAGGAGGTCGTCAGATTCCTCGACCGGGTTCTCGGTGAGCCCGAGGCCGTCATCGGCGAGATAGACGACATCCTCTCCGGGTCGGAGTTCCTCGACGAGAACGGAACGCCGCTGTTCGAGGACAGATTCGGGTATCTCAAATCGGCGGCTGTCACGCCCGAGGAGATGTATCGGGAGATGATGGATCTCGTCTTCAACGCCGCCGCCGACGCCGAACTGAACGTCGTCCGCCTGAACGACGCCGACGGCGAGATAGGACTCCGCGTCGGCCGAACCGAGCACTACTTCGGACTCATCAACATCGGGAAGGGGACGACGAGACGGTTCGTCGATCGCATCGAGGAGAACACGGACATCGCCGTCGAGAAACAGGAGTTCAGGGGATCGGTCTTCTCGGAACTGAACGAGGGGGACTCCGACATCAACGTCCTGATCGGCGCAAAGCGGTTTACCGAAGGCTGGGACAGCTATCGGGTCGCCAGCATGGGGCTCCTGGGCGTCGGCCGTACCGAGGGCGCGGAGATCATCCAGATATTCGGGAGAGGAATCAGACTCCGCGGGAAGGACCACTCGCTCAAGCGGACGTCCTACCTCGGTCTCCCGGAGTCCGAAGTCCCCGACGGGATCGAGATCCTCGAACGGCTCAACGTGTTCGGCATCAAGGCGGACTACATCAAGGAGTTCGAGGAGCAACTCGAGAAGGAGAACATCCCCGCCGGCTTCGTCACCAAGTCGCTCCGGACCGATGTCGACGCGGACCTCCTCGATGGAGACCTGAAGGTCCCCCGGAAAACGGACGAGGCAACGTACGCGGAGGAGACGGTTACCTCGCTACGCGTCTCGGAAGCCCACGGACCGATCGTCGATCTCTATCCCGAAGTTCAGACGCTCCGGAGCGACTCCTCGATCGGCCTCTCCGAGGAGAAAAACAGGGTGACGAGCGCGGAGTTGCACACCGAGGTCGTAGACTGGGACCGGATGCTCGTCGACATGGTCGAGTACAAGCGGCGCAAGGGGTACTCCAACCTGATCGTGAACGAGTCCGCCCTCCGATCGGTCGTCCTGAACGACGAGTTCGGTCTGTACTGCCCGGAACGGCGACTGAATTCGGATACCCCCGTCGAACGAAAAGAGCAGACCGAGGAGATCGTCAGGATCGTTCTCCGCAGCTACATCGACAACCTCTACGCCGCAGAGAAGTCCGACTGGGAGGACCGACGCCGGGAGTATCAGCGCCTGGCTGCCGACGACCCCGAGTTGAACTTCGATCTGAACTTCCGGGTCCCCGACGACGATGACCTCGTCGCGGAGGTGACCGAACTGATCGACGACGCGACGGCTACTGACAACGAGTATACGCTCGGCTTCGATCGGAGCCTCTATCGACCCCTCTTGATCAAGGAGCGAATCGAGGACAGGGACCCCGAGACCCGTCTCCGAGCGCCGGCGGAATCTCTCAACGAGGACGAACGGCGACTCGTCGAACGGTTGGAGGCCCTCTGCAGGCGGGGGACGATTTCCGAGGACACGGTCTATCTCTTGAGAAATCCCAGCGGTCGAGGGATCGGATTCGAACAGGGCGGCTACCCCGACTTCCTCCTCTGGGTCAAGACCGGGACCGAACAGAAACTGATCTTCCTCGATCCGCACGGGATGATATGGGAACCCGCCGCCGTCGAGAACGCGGACAAAGTGAAACTCAGCGAGCGCATCGACGGCCTGGAAGAGCGCCTCGACGACCCGACCGTCGAGATGCACTCGTACGTCATCTCGGTCACCGACGAGGAGACGCTCGCCGAGCGGTTCGAGGACTTCAGCGTGGAACACTACGAACGGAACAACGTCTACCTGCAGAACACGAAAGGAGGGCGGGGCTACGTGGAGCGAATCCTCCTCGACGCCGGTGTGACGCTCGAATAG
- a CDS encoding GAF domain-containing sensor histidine kinase gives MATESRDAEQYFADLYRLAIADDLTLEEKIDRAIAVGCERLGVENGVLSYTGDGDYEVVESTIGEGVYAPGGRSDLDTTWCRHVTESRESLGFADVSESAYADDVAREATGLACYIGAPVVVDNETYGTLCFSGDDPRETAFTETERRFVRLLARWVSYELERDRHHRELREQNERLDEFVGIVAHDLRNPISTVRGYADLALESAEGEQAEHLERIRRAAERMEGLVTDLLALARDGGGVGEREPVELTAVARDAWAFFESDDAELRLETDATVYANRSRLQQLFENAFRNAVEHGGPSVTVTVRDVDGGFAIEDDGPGLPAEIARTLFTSGSERTERIGLGLSIIERVVGGHEWDATVRSDDGGTVLEFVGVERVPAG, from the coding sequence ATGGCCACGGAGTCCCGGGACGCGGAACAGTACTTCGCTGACCTCTATCGGCTCGCGATCGCCGACGACCTGACGCTCGAGGAGAAGATCGACCGCGCGATCGCGGTCGGCTGTGAGCGCCTCGGCGTCGAGAACGGCGTGCTCTCGTACACGGGCGACGGCGACTACGAGGTCGTCGAGTCGACGATCGGGGAGGGCGTCTACGCTCCGGGCGGTCGAAGCGACCTCGACACCACGTGGTGTCGTCACGTGACGGAGTCGCGCGAGTCGCTCGGGTTCGCGGACGTGTCGGAGTCGGCGTACGCCGACGACGTGGCGCGGGAGGCGACCGGCCTCGCATGCTACATCGGCGCGCCGGTCGTCGTCGACAACGAGACGTACGGCACGCTGTGTTTCTCCGGCGACGACCCGCGGGAGACGGCGTTCACCGAGACCGAACGGCGATTCGTCCGCCTGCTCGCGCGGTGGGTGTCGTACGAGCTCGAACGCGACAGACACCACCGCGAGCTGCGCGAGCAGAACGAGCGCCTCGACGAGTTCGTCGGCATCGTCGCTCACGACCTCCGCAACCCCATCTCGACGGTCCGGGGGTACGCCGACCTCGCGCTGGAGTCGGCCGAGGGCGAGCAGGCCGAACACCTCGAGCGCATCCGGCGGGCGGCCGAGCGGATGGAGGGGTTGGTCACCGACCTCCTCGCGCTCGCGCGCGACGGGGGCGGCGTGGGCGAGCGCGAGCCCGTCGAACTGACGGCGGTCGCCCGCGACGCGTGGGCGTTCTTCGAGAGCGACGACGCCGAGTTGCGCCTCGAGACGGACGCGACGGTGTACGCGAACCGCTCACGGCTCCAGCAACTGTTCGAGAACGCCTTCCGGAACGCCGTCGAACACGGCGGTCCCTCAGTCACCGTCACCGTGCGCGACGTCGACGGCGGCTTCGCCATCGAGGACGACGGACCCGGGCTCCCGGCGGAGATCGCGCGGACGCTGTTCACCTCCGGGTCCGAGCGCACCGAGAGGATCGGCCTCGGCCTGTCGATCATCGAGCGCGTCGTCGGCGGTCACGAGTGGGACGCGACCGTCCGAAGCGACGACGGCGGAACCGTCCTCGAGTTCGTCGGCGTCGAACGCGTCCCCGCCGGGTAG
- a CDS encoding DUF4397 domain-containing protein — MRYPTGTLAVALALILVGSVLASGATLGGVAGPAQTTAQADDEPAEPVTQETAYLRVVHASPDAPAVNVSLDNETVVSDLGFGNDSEYLQIESGDYRLTISAAGTDEVVYEANITVESRAVTTVAASGEVGENATVPFSPLFVRDDALTPAEGDAAVAVAHLSPDAPEVDIVTEGGTVIAENVTYGTVTDYVTVPAGDYTLEIRAATADNDGEVVDTVDVSLDEGSAYTAYAIGYFGADADENDSVGNETETPMDNETETPPADDNQTETPMDNETETPSADDTAPDGEPFQVSLVADATTDVTLPSEREPADDNETETPMDNETETPMDNGTESPSDDATETPDDGTESPPPTATETPAANETETSTETETGDV, encoded by the coding sequence ATGCGATATCCAACAGGAACACTCGCAGTAGCGCTCGCGTTGATACTCGTGGGGAGCGTCCTCGCGAGCGGGGCGACCCTCGGCGGCGTCGCTGGGCCCGCACAGACCACCGCGCAGGCGGACGACGAGCCGGCCGAGCCGGTGACGCAGGAGACGGCGTACCTCCGAGTCGTCCACGCTTCGCCGGACGCGCCGGCGGTCAACGTGTCGCTCGACAACGAGACGGTCGTGAGCGACCTCGGCTTCGGCAACGACTCCGAGTACCTCCAGATCGAGAGCGGCGACTACCGGCTGACCATCTCGGCGGCCGGGACCGACGAGGTCGTCTACGAGGCGAACATCACCGTAGAGTCGCGGGCGGTGACGACCGTCGCCGCCAGCGGCGAGGTGGGCGAGAACGCGACCGTTCCGTTCTCGCCGCTGTTCGTCCGTGACGACGCGCTCACGCCCGCCGAGGGCGACGCCGCCGTCGCGGTCGCGCACCTCTCGCCGGACGCCCCCGAGGTCGACATCGTCACCGAGGGAGGCACCGTCATCGCCGAGAACGTCACCTACGGCACCGTCACCGACTACGTGACCGTGCCCGCGGGCGACTACACCCTCGAGATCCGCGCGGCCACCGCCGATAACGACGGCGAGGTCGTCGACACCGTCGACGTGTCGCTCGACGAGGGCTCGGCGTACACCGCGTACGCGATCGGCTACTTCGGTGCGGACGCTGACGAGAACGACTCCGTCGGCAACGAGACCGAGACGCCGATGGACAACGAGACTGAGACGCCGCCCGCCGACGACAACCAGACTGAGACACCCATGGACAACGAGACCGAGACGCCGAGCGCGGACGACACCGCGCCCGACGGGGAGCCCTTCCAGGTCTCGCTGGTCGCCGATGCGACGACCGACGTGACGCTCCCGAGTGAGCGGGAGCCGGCGGACGATAACGAGACTGAGACGCCGATGGACAACGAGACCGAGACGCCCATGGACAACGGGACGGAGTCCCCGTCGGACGACGCCACGGAGACGCCGGACGACGGGACCGAGTCGCCGCCGCCGACCGCCACGGAGACGCCCGCGGCCAACGAGACCGAAACGTCCACCGAGACGGAGACCGGGGACGTGTGA
- a CDS encoding DUF4397 domain-containing protein: MTQRDVSRRRFATALGVGIGVGLAGCGGGVNNSTNATDETVGTVDEETDGTPQETEPETETEDEPAADPEATDDPAEAVAEGNAVVRIAHLSPDAPNVDVTVDDAEILSDVAYGTVSDYYVLEPGTYTVVVTATGEEETVFEEDAEFATGAFTVAALGEVAGTNQSLGIETFEDEVEPPDEESAAVRLVHAAPDAPAVDVSVEGGDPLFEGVGFGEASEYVEVAPGDYSLAVSAADEAAGTPTGTPSDTETGTETDDSGTETGTETGTETGTETGTETGTETGTGDGTGETGEVVAAAEVSLEGGTVSSVFAVGYLDTAAAPVEEPFELLTTVDAGGTVEGTETADGTETGTETADGTGSGTETEAGTETATETETA; encoded by the coding sequence ATGACTCAACGAGACGTGTCACGGCGACGGTTCGCGACGGCGCTCGGGGTCGGTATCGGCGTCGGCCTCGCGGGATGCGGCGGCGGCGTGAACAACAGCACGAACGCGACCGACGAGACGGTCGGAACGGTCGACGAGGAGACCGACGGGACACCCCAGGAGACCGAACCAGAGACCGAGACGGAGGACGAACCGGCGGCCGATCCCGAGGCGACAGACGACCCCGCCGAGGCGGTCGCCGAGGGGAACGCGGTCGTTCGGATCGCGCACCTGTCGCCGGACGCGCCGAACGTCGACGTGACCGTCGACGACGCGGAGATCCTGAGCGACGTTGCCTACGGCACCGTGAGCGACTACTACGTGTTGGAGCCGGGCACGTACACGGTGGTGGTGACGGCCACCGGCGAGGAGGAGACGGTGTTCGAGGAGGACGCCGAGTTCGCCACCGGCGCGTTCACCGTCGCCGCCCTCGGCGAGGTCGCGGGGACGAACCAGTCGCTCGGGATCGAGACGTTCGAGGACGAGGTCGAGCCGCCGGACGAGGAGTCGGCGGCCGTGCGGTTGGTTCACGCCGCGCCGGACGCGCCGGCCGTCGACGTCTCCGTCGAGGGCGGCGACCCGCTGTTCGAGGGAGTCGGCTTCGGCGAGGCGAGCGAGTACGTCGAGGTCGCCCCCGGCGACTACTCGCTGGCGGTCAGCGCCGCCGACGAGGCGGCGGGGACGCCGACCGGGACGCCGAGCGACACCGAGACCGGAACTGAGACGGACGACTCTGGGACGGAGACGGGAACTGAAACTGGAACTGAGACGGGAACTGAAACTGGAACTGAGACGGGAACTGAGACCGGAACCGGGGACGGCACGGGCGAGACGGGAGAGGTCGTCGCCGCCGCGGAGGTCTCACTCGAGGGGGGAACGGTGTCGTCGGTGTTCGCCGTCGGCTACCTCGACACCGCCGCCGCGCCCGTCGAGGAACCGTTCGAGCTGCTCACTACGGTCGACGCCGGCGGAACGGTCGAGGGGACCGAAACCGCCGACGGCACCGAGACCGGTACCGAAACCGCCGACGGCACCGGGTCCGGTACCGAGACGGAAGCCGGTACCGAGACCGCCACCGAGACGGAAACGGCCTGA
- a CDS encoding redox-regulated ATPase YchF produces MSYTIGLVGKPSVGKSSFFNAATMNDVPEGAYPFTTIDPSVGEAYVGVDCPAPEFEETCEPNHGFCRDDTRFVPVKLVDVAGLIPGAHEGKGLGNQFLSDLNEADVLVHVVDFSGTTDIEGEPTEGHDPREDIDFLEGELDQWYLDILEKGIEKFESMYRGPNPGDEVGVEEVLAEQMSAFRTNKDEIKQVVLSLDLSLEPDAWDDEDRFELAREIRKRTKPMVIAANKMDAPAARENYEAITSDPEYEHLTIVPASAHAEGSLKTADEAGVVDYTPGDEDFEVVGDVSDEQAQGLEVIREFVTEYGGTGVQSVIEAALFDELDAKAVFPGSASGSWSKGPFRDCFVLPGHATAEDFAYTLHSDIGDGFLHGIDCRSGRQVGADTVLAHRDVVEVVTTG; encoded by the coding sequence ATGAGCTACACGATCGGTCTCGTCGGAAAGCCGTCCGTCGGGAAATCGAGCTTCTTCAACGCCGCGACGATGAACGACGTGCCCGAGGGGGCGTACCCGTTCACGACAATCGACCCCAGCGTCGGCGAGGCGTACGTCGGCGTCGACTGCCCGGCCCCCGAGTTCGAGGAGACGTGCGAGCCGAACCACGGCTTCTGCCGCGACGACACGCGGTTCGTCCCCGTGAAACTGGTCGACGTGGCGGGGCTCATCCCCGGCGCACACGAGGGCAAGGGGCTGGGCAACCAGTTCCTCTCGGACCTCAACGAGGCGGACGTGCTCGTCCACGTCGTCGACTTCTCCGGCACGACGGACATCGAGGGCGAACCCACCGAGGGACACGACCCCCGCGAGGACATCGACTTCCTGGAGGGGGAACTCGACCAGTGGTACCTCGACATCCTGGAGAAGGGGATCGAGAAGTTCGAATCGATGTACCGGGGTCCCAACCCCGGCGACGAGGTCGGCGTCGAGGAGGTGCTCGCCGAGCAGATGAGCGCGTTCCGGACGAACAAAGACGAGATCAAGCAGGTCGTCCTCTCGCTGGATCTGTCTCTGGAGCCGGACGCCTGGGACGACGAGGACCGCTTCGAGTTGGCCCGCGAGATCCGCAAACGGACGAAGCCGATGGTGATCGCGGCGAACAAGATGGACGCGCCCGCCGCCCGCGAGAACTACGAGGCGATCACGAGCGATCCCGAGTACGAGCACCTCACTATCGTCCCCGCGAGCGCCCACGCCGAGGGGTCGCTGAAGACGGCCGACGAGGCCGGCGTCGTCGACTACACGCCCGGGGACGAGGACTTCGAGGTCGTCGGCGACGTGAGCGACGAGCAGGCGCAGGGGCTCGAGGTGATCCGCGAGTTCGTCACCGAGTACGGCGGCACGGGCGTCCAGTCGGTGATCGAGGCGGCGCTGTTCGACGAGCTCGACGCGAAGGCGGTGTTCCCCGGGAGCGCGAGCGGCAGTTGGAGCAAGGGACCGTTCCGCGACTGCTTCGTGCTCCCGGGCCACGCGACCGCCGAGGACTTCGCGTACACGCTGCACTCGGACATCGGCGACGGCTTCCTCCACGGGATCGACTGCCGGAGCGGTCGCCAGGTCGGTGCAGACACCGTGCTGGCTCACCGCGACGTGGTCGAAGTCGTCACGACCGGGTAG
- a CDS encoding translation initiation factor IF-2 subunit beta, which yields MNYADALDRAYDELPDTPADAGDRLQVPDPEGQTDGAFTRLTNLSDIADALSRDAEHLHSAIQRQLGTNGQYENGVARYNGSFSIADFDGAIDEYVAEFVTCSECGLPDTVLKTEDGVRMLRCQACGAFRPVQKRSSAAASQSQGPDIEEGKTYELEITGTGRKGDGVAEKGKFTVFVSGAQEGQTVQAYVHNVSGNLAFARLT from the coding sequence ATGAACTACGCCGACGCACTCGACAGAGCCTACGACGAGTTGCCCGACACGCCCGCCGACGCCGGCGACCGCCTGCAGGTCCCGGACCCGGAGGGCCAGACCGACGGGGCGTTCACCCGCCTGACGAACCTCTCGGACATCGCGGACGCGCTCTCTCGGGACGCCGAACACCTCCACAGCGCCATCCAGCGACAGCTCGGAACGAACGGCCAGTACGAGAACGGCGTCGCCCGCTACAACGGGTCCTTCTCGATCGCCGACTTCGACGGGGCCATCGACGAGTACGTCGCCGAGTTCGTCACCTGCTCGGAGTGCGGCCTCCCGGACACCGTGCTCAAGACCGAAGACGGCGTCCGAATGCTGCGCTGTCAGGCCTGCGGTGCGTTCCGCCCGGTCCAGAAGCGCTCCTCGGCGGCGGCCTCCCAGTCGCAGGGTCCCGACATCGAGGAGGGGAAGACGTACGAACTGGAGATCACCGGCACCGGCCGCAAGGGCGACGGCGTCGCCGAGAAAGGGAAGTTCACCGTGTTCGTCTCCGGCGCACAGGAGGGCCAGACCGTCCAGGCGTACGTCCACAACGTCTCCGGCAACCTCGCGTTCGCCCGGCTGACGTAA
- a CDS encoding flagella cluster protein — translation MARLDLSDGFDVHEYRSKLKLQRQDAGSMTLSNRDGLGCPACGDPFERLFVSDDETVTFASAPDGPICLARTDERLLVLTH, via the coding sequence ATGGCACGGCTCGACCTCTCGGACGGCTTCGACGTCCACGAGTACCGCAGCAAGCTGAAGCTCCAGCGACAGGACGCCGGGTCGATGACGCTGTCGAACCGCGACGGACTGGGCTGTCCCGCCTGCGGCGACCCGTTCGAGCGCCTGTTCGTCAGCGACGACGAGACGGTCACGTTCGCGTCCGCGCCGGACGGACCGATCTGTCTCGCCAGGACGGACGAGCGCCTCCTCGTGTTGACTCACTAA
- a CDS encoding D-2-hydroxyacid dehydrogenase — protein MSADPTLLLAHTVGPDRGRDLRERLLAEGLPADRVVAAETPAETDAHAADARGVVIGRLPDGLLERADSLRWVQTLSSGTDYLPTAELADGGVTVTNSAGVHAEPIGEQVLGYMLSFERDLHALARQQAESRWERREGGELRGKTVGIVGVGAIGTRVAELASAFGTDVWGVKRDLDSMPDAVDEPRSPEDLHEVCLAADYLVLACPLTDETAGLIGGDELRLLGGDGVLVNVARGEVCDQDALVGALRSHLIRGAALDVFEEEPLPSDSPLWELSNAVVTPHMAGSTPHKAERWTEIIAENYRRLARDGEERLRNRVT, from the coding sequence ATGTCCGCCGACCCCACGCTGCTGCTCGCCCACACCGTCGGCCCCGACCGCGGGCGCGACCTCCGCGAGCGACTGCTCGCCGAGGGGCTCCCCGCCGACCGCGTCGTCGCCGCGGAGACGCCCGCCGAGACCGACGCCCACGCCGCCGACGCCCGCGGGGTGGTGATCGGTCGACTCCCCGACGGCCTGCTCGAGCGGGCCGACTCGCTGCGGTGGGTGCAGACGCTCTCCTCCGGAACCGACTACCTCCCGACGGCGGAGCTCGCCGACGGCGGAGTGACAGTCACGAACTCGGCGGGCGTCCACGCCGAGCCGATCGGCGAGCAGGTGCTCGGCTACATGCTGAGCTTCGAGCGCGACCTCCACGCGCTGGCGCGCCAACAGGCCGAGTCGCGCTGGGAGCGACGCGAGGGCGGCGAACTGCGCGGGAAGACTGTCGGTATCGTCGGCGTCGGCGCGATCGGCACGCGGGTCGCCGAACTCGCCAGCGCCTTCGGGACGGACGTGTGGGGCGTGAAGCGCGACCTCGATTCGATGCCCGACGCCGTCGACGAGCCCCGGTCGCCCGAGGACCTCCACGAGGTGTGTCTGGCCGCCGACTACCTCGTGCTCGCGTGCCCGCTCACCGACGAGACGGCGGGGCTGATCGGCGGCGACGAACTCCGCCTGCTGGGCGGGGACGGCGTGCTCGTCAACGTCGCCCGCGGCGAGGTCTGCGACCAGGACGCGCTCGTCGGGGCGCTGCGCTCGCACCTGATCCGCGGGGCCGCCCTGGACGTGTTCGAGGAGGAGCCGCTGCCGTCGGACTCGCCGCTGTGGGAGCTCTCGAACGCCGTCGTCACGCCGCACATGGCCGGGAGCACGCCGCACAAGGCCGAGCGCTGGACGGAGATCATCGCGGAGAACTACCGCCGGCTCGCCAGGGACGGCGAGGAGAGACTGAGAAACCGCGTGACGTGA
- a CDS encoding transposase, which translates to MKRANTFEVVPQSDEDEELLRRLLDASAALWNEINYERRENYADPDGDVWDISEYRGRYGGTLGASTVQQIERKNREAWKSFFSLKKKGEANGKPGFWGNADDGRELRTYIRNTSYSVEWGEYSRLEILVGQDLKDEYGLGHRERLRLELRGDPNWNEYEKQGRLELFYDEQAQTFRAFQPVTVDDSRLAQPLASEEAALDIGVNNLVACTTTTGQQYLYEGRDLFERFRETTREIARLQSLLEDSRYSSHRIQRLYDRRTKRRDHAQDALARDLIERLYDKGVSTVYIGALTDVLETHWSVETNAKTHNFWAFRAFVNRLACTAEEYGISVEVRSEAWTSQECPNCGSTEDTTRHRDTLTCPCGFEGHADLVASETFLRRQTTVTRSMARPVCLKWDNHDWLESSRSRRPNEEHTNPKVASVGR; encoded by the coding sequence ATGAAGCGAGCCAACACATTCGAGGTGGTTCCGCAGTCCGACGAGGACGAGGAGTTGCTTCGACGCCTATTGGACGCTTCTGCCGCTCTCTGGAACGAAATCAACTACGAGCGCCGCGAGAACTATGCTGACCCAGACGGAGACGTGTGGGACATCAGCGAGTATCGCGGTCGCTATGGCGGAACACTCGGCGCATCCACGGTTCAGCAAATCGAACGCAAGAACCGCGAAGCGTGGAAGTCGTTCTTCAGCCTCAAGAAGAAGGGTGAAGCTAACGGCAAACCCGGATTCTGGGGTAACGCAGACGATGGTCGAGAACTTCGCACGTACATCCGAAACACGTCGTACTCCGTCGAGTGGGGTGAATACTCCCGCCTGGAAATTCTCGTCGGTCAAGACCTGAAAGACGAGTACGGGTTGGGACACCGCGAACGTCTGCGCCTCGAACTTCGAGGCGACCCCAATTGGAACGAGTATGAGAAGCAAGGTCGGTTGGAGTTGTTCTACGACGAGCAAGCACAGACATTCAGGGCCTTTCAGCCAGTCACCGTCGATGATTCTCGACTGGCACAACCACTGGCTTCGGAAGAAGCCGCTCTGGATATTGGTGTGAACAACCTCGTCGCCTGCACAACCACAACCGGCCAGCAATACCTGTACGAAGGACGCGACCTGTTCGAGCGATTCCGCGAGACGACGAGAGAAATCGCCCGCCTCCAATCACTCTTGGAGGACAGCCGATACAGCAGTCACCGCATCCAACGCCTGTACGACCGGCGCACCAAGCGACGTGACCACGCTCAAGACGCACTCGCCCGTGACCTCATCGAGCGTCTGTACGACAAAGGTGTTTCGACAGTATATATCGGGGCACTGACGGACGTGCTTGAGACGCACTGGTCGGTCGAGACGAACGCGAAGACGCACAACTTCTGGGCGTTTAGAGCGTTCGTGAATCGACTGGCTTGTACCGCTGAGGAATACGGTATCTCGGTGGAAGTACGGTCTGAGGCGTGGACGAGTCAGGAGTGTCCGAACTGTGGTTCGACAGAGGACACGACACGTCACAGAGACACTCTGACGTGTCCGTGTGGCTTCGAGGGGCACGCCGACCTCGTGGCGTCAGAGACGTTCCTTCGACGGCAGACAACGGTAACACGGTCGATGGCACGGCCTGTATGCCTCAAGTGGGACAACCACGACTGGTTGGAGTCATCACGCTCTCGCCGTCCCAACGAGGAGCATACGAACCCGAAAGTTGCCTCCGTGGGCCGGTAG